From the Raphanus sativus cultivar WK10039 unplaced genomic scaffold, ASM80110v3 Scaffold4416, whole genome shotgun sequence genome, one window contains:
- the LOC108818426 gene encoding probable serine/threonine-protein kinase PBL7 codes for MIFDLGFACFLSGRTRESSHEHNKAWLLEETRPTFIESDPYSGQSSFRFSLCSQVELEKMRREEPSTSCQSFQVSEGSATVLLVNEVKETDKPTVELNWSAALSLEKSISPVTNTLVRFSYSEIVTATRNFSKGRVLGRGACSCVYRGRMGIWRKALAIKRLDKEDTESPKSFCRELMIASSLQCPNIVPLLGFCIDPEEGLFLVYKYVSGGSLEHYLHDKKKKKRGVKVAFCLPWSTRYKIALGIADAISYLHNGTEQCVVHRDIKPSNILISSNKNPKLCDFGLATWTAAPSVPFLCKTVKGTFGYLAPEYFQHGKISDKTDVYAFGVVLLELITGRKPIEVRRPSGEENLVVWAKPLLRRGMEAIEELLDPRLTCTRKNSVAMERMIQAARACVTDEESRRPGMKEIVSILIGSESRRIELRTFSSRTKSNLSSLMDCYPQLQRTKSEMKSHLALAMLGATEFEDYDDDDFLFVGEGNR; via the exons atgatttttgaTTTGGGTTTCGCTTGTTTCCTCTCTGGTCGAACCAGAGAGAGCTCTCATGAGCATAACAAAGCTTGGCTTTTGGAGGAAACAAGACCAACGTTTATTGAGTCAGACCCATATTCAGGACAGTCGTCATTTAGGTTTAGTCTTTGCTCACAGGTGGAGCTGGAGAAGATGAGAAGGGAGGAACCATCAACGTCTTGTCAGTCTTTTCAGGTGTCTGAAGGATCGGCGACGGTTCTTCTGGTGAATGAGGTTAAGGAGACAGATAAACCGACTGTGGAACTGAATTGGTCGGCGGCTCTTTCGCTAGAGAAGAGCATTTCTCCAGTGACCAATACCTTGGTCCGGTTTAGCTACAGTGAAATTGTCACCGCCACTCGCAATTTCTCAAAAG GGAGAGTGTTGGGAAGAGGAGCTTGTAGCTGTGTATATAGGGGTAGAATGGGGATTTGGCGAAAAGCCTTGGCTATCAAAAGACTTGACAAAGAAGATACAGAATCACCAAAGTCGTTTTGCAGAGAGTTGATGATTGCAAGCTCTCTTCAATGCCCTAACATCGTTCCACTTCTAGGGTTCTGTATCGATCCTGAAGAAGGGCTTTTCTTGGTGTACAAGTATGTCTCTGGTGGCAGCCTTGAACACTATTTACACG ataagaaaaagaagaagagaggtgtGAAGGTTGCCTTTTGTTTGCCTTGGTCAACAAGGTACAAGATCGCCTTAGGGATTGCAGATGCCATATCCTATTTACATAACGGCACTGAGCAATGTGTTGTGCATAGAGACATCAAACCCTCCAACATTCTTATCTCCTCAAACAAAAACCCAAAG CTGTGTGATTTTGGGTTGGCGACTTGGACAGCTGCACCATCGGTTCCTTTCCTGTGTAAGACCGTGAAAGGAACATTCGG TTATCTAGCTCCAGAGTATTTTCAACACGGCAAGATATCAGACAAGACAGATGTATACGCGTTCGGAGTCGTGTTGCTTGAGCTAATAACGGGTCGAAAGCCAATTGAAGTAAGAAGACCATCTGGTGAAGAAAATTTGGTAGTTTGG GCGAAACCGTTGTTACGTAGAGGGATGGAGGCTATAGAGGAGTTGCTAGATCCAAGGCTGACATGTACAAGAAAGAACTCGGTTGCAATGGAGCGTATGATCCAAGCAGCAAGAGCATGTGTGACGGATGAGGAGTCGCGTAGACCTGGAATGAAAGAGATTGTTTCGATTTTGATAGGCAGTGAAAGCAGGAGAATAGAGCTAAGGACGTTTTCAAGCAGGACAAAGTCAAATCTTTCGAGTTTAATGGACTGTTATCCGCAGTTGCAACGTACAAAATCTGAGATGAAGAGCCATCTTGCACTTGCCATGCTCGGAGCAACAGAGTTTGAAGACtacgatgatgatgattttc